From a region of the Tenggerimyces flavus genome:
- a CDS encoding DNA-3-methyladenine glycosylase yields the protein MTVDRAVLDRPVLRVAPALLGCVLEHSTPEGRVAVRLTEVEAYDGPNDPGSHAYRGQTPRNEVMFGPPGFVYVYFTYGMHWCMNLVCGPPGTPSAVLVRAGEVVEGEALARTRRTSAKAARDLARGPARLAQALGVAKEQNGLDACDVASPLLLLPGRRVPKARIRTSGRVGLAAAADRPWRFYVDGEPSVSPYRPHVPKRRSATA from the coding sequence GTGACCGTCGACCGCGCGGTGCTGGACCGCCCGGTCCTGCGGGTGGCGCCCGCGTTGTTGGGATGCGTGCTCGAGCACTCGACGCCCGAGGGCAGAGTCGCCGTACGGCTGACCGAGGTTGAGGCGTACGACGGGCCGAACGACCCGGGCTCGCACGCCTACCGCGGGCAGACACCGCGGAACGAGGTGATGTTCGGGCCGCCGGGCTTCGTGTACGTCTACTTCACCTACGGCATGCATTGGTGCATGAACCTCGTCTGCGGTCCGCCCGGCACGCCGTCCGCGGTACTCGTCCGCGCCGGCGAGGTGGTGGAGGGGGAGGCGCTCGCCCGTACCCGCCGTACCTCGGCGAAGGCGGCGCGCGACCTGGCCCGCGGTCCCGCGCGCCTGGCGCAGGCGCTCGGGGTGGCGAAGGAGCAGAACGGGTTGGACGCGTGCGACGTGGCGTCGCCGCTCCTGTTGCTGCCTGGCCGGCGGGTCCCGAAGGCGCGGATCCGTACGTCTGGGCGGGTCGGGCTCGCCGCCGCGGCCGACCGGCCGTGGCGGTTCTACGTCGACGGCGAACCGTCGGTCTCGCCGTACCGGCCGCACGTCCCGAAGCGGCGCTCGGCTACCGCCTAG
- a CDS encoding methyltransferase — MRRRSGKGKAAPPVRRAETRVGERSVRAATPTRRIELTFLPGLKQTVEAEVREHLPTLRDVKVVPGRDDAVWIEYPDAWGRLLGLRTVVAPFAVLTFPVPRPRSLTSPDHLGTIARTVGIVGKLNQATPPTSFRIDAAGHDSPTFQRIAELVATETGLEYDETDGDVVLRFRPSAVIKEGWDVLVRLSTRPLSQRTWRVRDLPGAVNATIAAAIVRATKPQPGDRVANLMCGSGTLLIERLQVAPAKFALGVDNDPAAVADCTANLRAAGLRDRVQLVEEDLAGDGWAQYGPFDLLLADPPWGGLVGDHATNDELYPLLLDRAADVAAPNARFAVLTHEIKLLERCLQDTKSWRQESSLSVYQKGPQPRIFLLRKVN; from the coding sequence ATGAGACGACGCAGCGGCAAGGGCAAGGCCGCTCCTCCTGTCCGCCGTGCTGAGACGCGGGTGGGGGAGCGGTCCGTGCGGGCCGCTACTCCCACGAGGCGGATCGAGCTCACCTTCCTGCCTGGTCTCAAACAGACCGTCGAGGCCGAGGTGCGCGAACACCTCCCCACGCTCCGCGACGTCAAAGTCGTGCCCGGGCGAGACGACGCCGTGTGGATCGAGTACCCCGACGCCTGGGGGCGCCTGCTCGGGCTCCGCACGGTGGTTGCCCCGTTCGCCGTCCTCACGTTCCCCGTTCCGCGGCCCCGTTCGCTCACCAGCCCGGACCACCTCGGCACGATCGCCCGGACGGTGGGCATCGTCGGCAAGCTCAACCAAGCCACCCCGCCCACCTCGTTCCGCATCGACGCGGCCGGCCACGATTCGCCGACGTTCCAGCGGATCGCCGAGCTGGTCGCCACCGAGACGGGGCTCGAGTACGACGAGACCGATGGGGACGTCGTTCTCCGGTTCCGTCCGTCCGCCGTCATCAAGGAGGGCTGGGACGTCCTCGTCCGGCTCTCCACCCGTCCGCTTTCGCAACGGACCTGGCGGGTACGCGACCTTCCCGGCGCCGTCAATGCCACCATCGCTGCCGCGATCGTTCGCGCGACGAAGCCGCAACCGGGCGATCGCGTCGCCAATCTCATGTGCGGCTCCGGCACGCTGTTGATCGAACGTCTGCAGGTCGCTCCCGCCAAGTTCGCGCTCGGCGTCGACAACGACCCGGCGGCGGTCGCCGACTGCACCGCGAACCTGCGGGCCGCCGGCCTCCGCGACCGCGTCCAACTGGTCGAGGAGGACCTCGCCGGCGACGGCTGGGCGCAATATGGTCCGTTCGACCTGCTGCTCGCCGACCCGCCCTGGGGCGGACTCGTCGGCGACCACGCCACGAACGACGAGCTCTACCCGCTGCTGCTCGACCGGGCCGCCGACGTCGCCGCGCCGAACGCGCGGTTCGCCGTCCTCACCCACGAGATCAAGCTGCTCGAACGCTGCCTCCAGGACACCAAGTCCTGGCGCCAGGAGAGCTCGCTCAGCGTCTACCAGAAGGGTCCGCAGCCCAGGATCTTCCTGCTGCGCAAGGTGAACTAG
- the tyrS gene encoding tyrosine--tRNA ligase, which yields MNDILDELHWRGLVAESTDEAALRSALASGTLTYYVGFDPTAESLHHGNLVQLVTARRFQLAGHRPLILVGGSTGLVGDPNPDRERQLHPPEVVAGWVEKIKTQVSRFVSFDGPNAATVVNNLDWTAPVTAIEWLRDIGKFFRVNKMIQKEAVKARLESEIGIGYTEFSYQILQAFDYLELHRRYDCVLQFGGSDQWGNITAGVELIRRSDGDVVHAMATPLLTRADGKKFGKSEGGLTVWLSPALMSPYAFYQFWFNTLDADVAHYLRVFSFRSREELEELEKATVERPQAREAQRLLAEELTTLVHGADETAKVVAASAALFGRGTLAEIDPATLDAALRETPHASLPSLASYVDLFAATELVASKSAARRTIDEGGAYVNNERVTDPDATPTSDDLLHGKWLVLRRGRRNVAGISLE from the coding sequence GTGAACGACATCCTGGACGAGCTGCACTGGCGTGGCCTGGTCGCGGAGTCGACCGACGAGGCCGCGCTTCGTTCCGCACTCGCGTCGGGAACGCTCACCTATTACGTCGGCTTCGACCCCACCGCGGAGAGCCTGCACCACGGCAACCTCGTGCAGCTCGTCACCGCGCGGCGGTTCCAGCTGGCCGGCCACCGACCTTTGATCCTGGTGGGGGGTTCGACCGGACTGGTCGGCGACCCGAACCCGGACCGGGAGAGGCAGCTGCATCCGCCAGAAGTCGTGGCCGGATGGGTCGAGAAGATCAAGACCCAGGTCTCCCGGTTCGTGTCGTTCGACGGTCCTAACGCGGCGACGGTCGTCAACAACCTCGACTGGACCGCGCCGGTCACCGCGATCGAGTGGCTGCGGGACATCGGCAAGTTCTTCCGGGTCAACAAGATGATCCAGAAGGAGGCCGTGAAGGCGCGGCTCGAGTCCGAGATCGGGATCGGCTACACCGAGTTCAGCTACCAGATCCTGCAGGCGTTCGACTACCTCGAGCTGCACAGGCGGTACGACTGCGTGCTGCAGTTCGGCGGCAGCGACCAGTGGGGCAACATCACCGCAGGGGTCGAGCTGATCCGGCGTTCGGACGGGGATGTCGTACACGCCATGGCGACGCCGCTTCTGACCCGTGCTGACGGGAAGAAGTTCGGCAAGAGCGAGGGCGGGTTGACCGTCTGGCTGAGTCCCGCGCTGATGTCGCCGTACGCGTTCTACCAGTTCTGGTTCAACACTCTCGACGCTGACGTCGCGCACTACCTGCGGGTGTTCTCGTTCAGGTCGCGCGAGGAGCTCGAGGAGCTGGAGAAGGCTACCGTCGAACGTCCACAGGCCCGAGAAGCCCAACGCCTGTTGGCCGAAGAGCTCACGACACTCGTTCACGGGGCTGACGAGACCGCGAAAGTCGTGGCCGCTTCGGCGGCGTTGTTCGGGCGCGGGACGTTGGCGGAGATCGATCCGGCGACGTTGGACGCGGCGTTGCGAGAAACGCCACACGCGTCACTTCCGTCGCTCGCGTCGTACGTGGACCTGTTCGCGGCGACCGAGCTCGTCGCCAGCAAGTCCGCGGCGCGCCGAACGATCGACGAGGGCGGTGCGTACGTGAACAACGAACGGGTAACGGACCCGGATGCGACACCGACGTCGGACGATCTCCTGCACGGCAAGTGGCTCGTGCTGCGCCGCGGGCGACGCAACGTCGCTGGCATCTCTCTGGAATAA
- the argF gene encoding ornithine carbamoyltransferase — protein MPKHFLRDDDLTPEQQAEVLDLAAALKKDRFAERPLEGPKTVAILFDKPTLRTQVSFTVGVSELGGYPMVVDSRLAQIGVRESVADTARVLGPQVAAIVWRTYGQERIDEMAEYAGVPVVNALTDQFHPCQILADLQTVKEHKGTLSGLTFTYLGDGANNMAHSYLLGGATAGMHVRIGTPSAFQPDKAIFAKAKEIAEQTGGSVQVADDPVGAVAGADAVATDTWVSMGQEGESEQRARPFLPFSLSAKLLGRAKPDAIVLHCLPAYRGKEIAAEVLDGEQSVVWDEAENRLHAQKALLTWLLR, from the coding sequence ATGCCGAAGCACTTCCTCCGCGACGACGACCTCACCCCGGAGCAACAGGCCGAGGTGCTCGACCTCGCGGCGGCGTTGAAGAAGGACCGGTTCGCCGAGCGCCCGCTCGAGGGCCCGAAGACGGTCGCGATCCTCTTCGACAAGCCGACCTTGCGTACGCAGGTCTCGTTCACCGTCGGCGTCTCCGAGCTCGGCGGCTATCCGATGGTGGTCGACTCCAGGCTCGCCCAGATCGGCGTCAGGGAGTCCGTCGCCGACACCGCACGCGTGCTCGGCCCGCAGGTCGCGGCGATCGTGTGGCGTACGTACGGGCAGGAACGCATCGACGAAATGGCGGAGTACGCCGGCGTGCCGGTGGTGAACGCGCTCACCGACCAGTTCCACCCGTGCCAGATCCTCGCCGACCTGCAGACGGTCAAGGAGCACAAGGGAACGCTGAGCGGTCTCACGTTCACCTACCTCGGCGACGGCGCCAACAACATGGCGCACTCGTACCTGCTCGGCGGCGCGACCGCCGGCATGCACGTGCGGATCGGCACCCCGAGCGCGTTCCAGCCCGACAAAGCGATCTTCGCCAAGGCGAAGGAGATCGCCGAGCAGACCGGCGGATCCGTGCAGGTCGCCGACGACCCCGTCGGCGCGGTCGCCGGCGCCGATGCGGTCGCGACCGACACCTGGGTCTCGATGGGGCAGGAAGGCGAGTCTGAGCAACGCGCCCGGCCGTTCCTCCCGTTCTCGCTCTCCGCGAAGTTGCTCGGACGCGCGAAGCCGGACGCGATCGTGCTGCACTGTCTGCCCGCGTACCGCGGCAAGGAGATCGCCGCCGAGGTCCTCGACGGCGAGCAGAGCGTCGTGTGGGACGAGGCCGAGAACCGCCTGCACGCGCAGAAGGCCCTGCTGACGTGGTTGCTCAGGTGA
- a CDS encoding arginine repressor, whose translation MSTHPATKTARQQYIVEVLSRYSVRSQPELADKLAEASIAVTQATLSRDLDELGAVRVRNPDGVLVYALPGEGGDRRPRAVPNQPNQAESRLARVSGELLVSAVASANLVVLRTPPGAAQFYASALDHAEVNAVLGTIAGDDTVLVVSRDPDGGKAVAERLLSLARKNRPKEQDK comes from the coding sequence GTGAGTACGCATCCCGCCACGAAGACCGCGCGGCAGCAGTACATCGTCGAGGTGCTGTCGCGGTACTCGGTCCGTTCGCAGCCCGAGCTCGCCGACAAGCTCGCGGAGGCGAGCATCGCCGTGACCCAGGCGACGCTGTCCCGCGACCTCGACGAGCTCGGCGCGGTCCGCGTGCGCAACCCCGACGGCGTGCTCGTCTACGCCCTCCCCGGCGAGGGCGGCGACCGGCGGCCGCGGGCCGTCCCCAACCAGCCGAACCAGGCCGAGTCCCGGCTGGCGCGAGTGTCCGGCGAGCTGCTGGTCTCCGCGGTCGCGTCGGCCAACCTCGTGGTGCTGCGGACGCCGCCGGGCGCGGCGCAGTTCTACGCGTCCGCGCTCGACCACGCCGAGGTCAACGCCGTACTCGGCACGATCGCCGGCGACGACACCGTTCTCGTCGTCAGCCGCGACCCCGACGGCGGCAAGGCCGTCGCCGAACGCCTGCTGTCCCTAGCGCGCAAGAACCGACCGAAGGAGCAAGACAAGTGA
- a CDS encoding tetratricopeptide repeat protein, translating into MEQQRTGTGSPSTGQPGGDVYDWYRRGLDLLSRGEAAAAAQVLAHARAAEPASHSIREALARALFNCRQFAESAQTFEGLVEENPADDYAHFGLGLALSRMGQHQTAVGHLAIAAAMRPGAKPYSTALRQVRATLKAREAAE; encoded by the coding sequence GTGGAGCAGCAGCGGACCGGCACCGGAAGCCCCAGCACCGGGCAGCCCGGCGGCGACGTCTACGACTGGTACCGACGTGGGCTGGACCTGTTGTCCCGCGGCGAGGCGGCGGCCGCCGCCCAGGTTCTCGCGCACGCGCGCGCGGCCGAGCCGGCGTCGCACTCCATCCGCGAGGCGCTCGCGCGGGCGCTGTTCAACTGCCGGCAGTTCGCCGAGTCGGCGCAGACTTTCGAGGGACTCGTCGAGGAGAACCCGGCCGACGACTACGCGCACTTCGGCCTCGGCCTCGCGCTGAGCCGGATGGGCCAGCACCAGACCGCGGTCGGCCACCTGGCCATCGCGGCCGCGATGCGCCCTGGCGCGAAGCCCTACTCGACGGCACTTCGCCAGGTACGAGCCACGCTCAAGGCCCGCGAGGCAGCCGAGTGA
- a CDS encoding argininosuccinate synthase: MTERIVLAYSGGLDTSVAIGWIAEETGAEVIACAVDVGQGGEDLDTIAARAKACGAVEVSVVDAKDEFAEQFCMPAMQANALYMDRYPIVSALSRPLIVKHLVAAARQHGASTVAHGCTGKGNDQVRFEVGVGALAPDLKVIAPVRDFAWTREKAIEYAEKRSLPIDVTRKSPFSVDQNVWGRAVETGFLEDLWNAPTKDVYDYTEDPTQWKAPDEVIVTFDRGLPVAIDGDAVTPLQAIQLLNKRAGAHGVGRIDMVEDRLVGIKSREVYEAPGAMTLITAHHELENVTVERDLARFKRQVGQRWTELVYDGLWFSPLKYALDAFLAESQQHVSGDIRLELHGGNAVVNGRRSEKSLYDFNLATYDEGDSFDQSLAKGFVELWGLPSKIAAKRDQSDS, translated from the coding sequence GTGACCGAGCGCATCGTGCTCGCCTATTCCGGTGGGCTCGACACCTCCGTGGCGATCGGCTGGATCGCCGAAGAGACCGGTGCCGAAGTGATCGCGTGCGCGGTCGACGTCGGCCAGGGCGGCGAGGACCTCGACACGATCGCCGCGCGGGCCAAGGCCTGCGGCGCGGTCGAGGTGTCCGTCGTCGACGCCAAGGACGAGTTCGCCGAGCAGTTCTGCATGCCCGCCATGCAGGCGAACGCGCTCTACATGGATCGTTACCCGATCGTGTCGGCACTGTCGCGGCCGCTGATCGTCAAGCACCTCGTGGCCGCGGCCCGCCAGCACGGCGCGTCGACGGTCGCGCACGGCTGCACGGGCAAGGGCAACGACCAGGTCCGGTTCGAGGTCGGCGTCGGCGCGCTCGCGCCCGACCTGAAGGTGATCGCCCCGGTCCGCGACTTCGCGTGGACGCGGGAGAAGGCGATCGAGTACGCCGAGAAGCGTTCGCTGCCGATCGACGTGACGAGGAAGTCGCCGTTCTCAGTCGACCAGAACGTGTGGGGCCGCGCGGTCGAGACCGGCTTCCTCGAGGACCTGTGGAACGCGCCGACCAAGGACGTCTACGACTACACCGAGGACCCGACGCAGTGGAAGGCGCCGGACGAGGTCATCGTCACGTTCGACCGCGGCCTTCCCGTGGCGATCGACGGCGACGCGGTGACGCCGCTGCAGGCGATCCAGCTCCTGAACAAGCGCGCCGGCGCGCACGGCGTCGGCCGGATCGACATGGTCGAGGACCGTCTCGTCGGCATCAAGAGCCGCGAGGTGTACGAGGCACCGGGCGCGATGACGCTGATCACCGCGCACCACGAGCTGGAGAACGTCACGGTCGAGCGCGACCTCGCCCGCTTCAAGCGCCAGGTGGGGCAGCGCTGGACCGAGCTGGTCTACGACGGGCTGTGGTTCTCGCCGCTGAAGTACGCGTTGGACGCGTTCCTCGCCGAGTCGCAGCAGCACGTGTCCGGCGACATCCGCCTCGAACTGCACGGCGGGAACGCGGTCGTCAACGGGCGCCGCAGCGAGAAGTCGCTGTACGACTTCAACCTCGCGACGTACGACGAGGGCGACTCGTTCGACCAGTCCTTGGCGAAGGGCTTCGTCGAGCTCTGGGGGCTGCCGAGCAAGATCGCCGCCAAGCGCGACCAGTCCGACAGCTAG
- a CDS encoding VOC family protein, with the protein MASRITELIVGSREPERLAAFWCEVLGYVVVGRADGDTVIGPPDGSQGLRLIFSRTDPTHPDLSPVDRDQDAELERLLALGAAPADVGQTGEEPWRVLTDPDGNLFCLLRNRVAD; encoded by the coding sequence ATGGCGAGCAGGATCACCGAGCTCATCGTCGGCAGCCGGGAACCCGAGCGGCTGGCCGCGTTCTGGTGCGAGGTCCTGGGGTACGTCGTCGTGGGCCGGGCGGACGGCGACACCGTGATCGGACCGCCCGACGGATCCCAGGGCCTTCGGTTGATCTTCAGCCGTACCGATCCGACGCACCCCGACCTCAGCCCGGTCGACCGCGACCAGGACGCCGAGCTGGAACGGCTGCTCGCGCTCGGCGCGGCCCCGGCGGACGTCGGCCAGACGGGGGAGGAGCCGTGGCGCGTGCTCACCGACCCGGACGGCAACCTGTTCTGCCTGCTCCGGAACCGCGTCGCGGACTGA
- a CDS encoding HAD-IIA family hydrolase, protein MTWLQGADQPLSELYDVALFDLDGVVYLGPSAVPGAPEHMAELRSRSVRILYVTNNASRPPEAVVEHLDRLGIPSVVEDVVTSAQAAASMVADRVPKGSSVLVVGGEGLNAALRERGLVPVAKATDAPVAVVQGFHPDLSWRQLAEGAYALATGIPWVASNADLTLPTEGGVAPGNGALIETLRIATSRSPVVAGKPEPPLFFEALSRSGGSRPLVVGDRLDTDIEGANASDMPSLLVLTGVTDLALLVTAPPKQRPTYVSADLGGLFVPHPAAELDGSVARCGGWEASVEDKTVRLSGEGDRLDGARAMLAAAWAIPEPGDLDAAAALDQLG, encoded by the coding sequence GTGACCTGGTTGCAGGGGGCCGACCAACCGCTGTCCGAGCTGTATGACGTCGCGCTGTTCGATCTTGACGGCGTCGTCTATCTCGGGCCGTCTGCGGTGCCGGGCGCGCCGGAGCACATGGCCGAGCTGCGGTCCCGTTCGGTGCGGATCCTGTACGTGACCAACAACGCCTCCCGCCCGCCGGAGGCCGTCGTCGAACACCTGGACCGGCTCGGCATCCCGTCGGTGGTCGAGGACGTCGTGACCTCCGCGCAGGCAGCGGCCAGCATGGTCGCCGATCGCGTGCCGAAGGGGTCGTCGGTGCTCGTCGTCGGCGGCGAGGGCCTGAACGCAGCCTTGCGTGAACGCGGGCTGGTGCCGGTGGCGAAGGCCACGGACGCGCCGGTGGCCGTGGTTCAGGGATTCCATCCGGACCTCAGCTGGAGGCAGCTCGCCGAGGGCGCGTACGCGCTCGCGACCGGCATCCCGTGGGTGGCGTCGAACGCCGACCTCACGCTGCCGACCGAGGGCGGCGTCGCACCCGGCAATGGCGCTTTGATCGAGACGCTGCGGATCGCGACCAGCCGGAGCCCGGTGGTGGCGGGCAAACCCGAGCCGCCGCTGTTCTTCGAGGCGCTCTCTCGGTCGGGTGGGTCGCGGCCGTTGGTCGTCGGCGACCGGCTGGACACCGACATCGAGGGCGCGAACGCGTCGGACATGCCGAGCCTGCTCGTGCTCACCGGCGTGACGGACCTGGCCCTGCTGGTGACAGCGCCGCCGAAGCAGCGGCCGACGTACGTCTCGGCCGATCTGGGCGGTCTGTTCGTTCCGCATCCGGCAGCTGAACTGGACGGCTCGGTGGCTCGATGCGGTGGCTGGGAGGCGTCGGTCGAGGACAAGACCGTACGGCTGTCGGGCGAGGGCGACCGGCTGGACGGCGCGCGGGCGATGCTGGCGGCCGCGTGGGCCATACCCGAGCCGGGCGACCTCGACGCCGCGGCGGCACTGGATCAGCTCGGCTAG
- a CDS encoding acetylornithine transaminase — protein sequence MTAYDELAQRFDAALMPNYGTPPAALVRGEGATVWDADGNQYLDFIGGIAVTSLGHAHPAIVEAVSKQVATIAHTSNLFLHEREIELAEKLKSLLGYEGKVFLVSSGTEANEAAFKLVWKHGKANGRNFLVSTENSFHGRTMGALALTGKASIREPFGPYGIDVRFVPYGDTDALKSAVTDECAGVFLEPTQGEAGVVPPPAGYLTASREICDATGTTLVLDEIQSGIGRTGTWFAHQHENVKPDVLTLAKGLGGGMPIGACIGVGPFGDAFAKGDHGSTFGGNPVSCAAALAVLDTIENEGLLAKVVERGDQLTSGIDAIDHPLKKGVRGRGLWRAIVLTDAKAPQVQAAAQQAGFLVNALQPDAVRLAPPFVVTPEQIQALLDALPGILDQAGE from the coding sequence GTGACCGCGTACGACGAGCTGGCGCAGCGCTTCGACGCGGCGCTGATGCCGAACTACGGCACGCCGCCCGCCGCGCTCGTCCGCGGCGAGGGCGCGACGGTGTGGGACGCCGACGGCAACCAGTACCTCGACTTCATCGGTGGCATCGCCGTGACGTCGCTCGGCCACGCGCATCCCGCGATCGTCGAGGCAGTCTCGAAGCAGGTCGCGACGATCGCGCACACCTCGAACCTGTTCCTGCACGAGCGCGAGATCGAGCTCGCCGAGAAGCTCAAGTCCCTGTTGGGCTACGAGGGCAAGGTGTTCCTCGTCAGCAGCGGCACCGAGGCGAACGAGGCCGCGTTCAAGCTGGTCTGGAAGCACGGCAAGGCGAACGGCCGAAACTTTCTGGTCTCGACCGAGAACTCCTTCCACGGCCGCACGATGGGCGCGCTCGCACTGACCGGCAAGGCGTCGATCCGCGAGCCGTTCGGGCCGTACGGCATCGACGTGCGGTTCGTCCCGTACGGCGACACCGACGCGCTCAAGTCGGCGGTCACCGACGAGTGCGCCGGCGTCTTTCTCGAACCCACCCAGGGCGAAGCAGGCGTCGTCCCGCCGCCCGCGGGCTACCTCACCGCGTCGCGCGAGATCTGCGACGCGACCGGCACCACGCTCGTGCTCGACGAGATCCAGAGCGGCATCGGCCGTACCGGAACGTGGTTCGCCCACCAGCACGAGAACGTCAAGCCGGACGTGCTCACGCTCGCGAAGGGGCTCGGCGGCGGCATGCCGATCGGCGCGTGCATCGGCGTCGGACCGTTCGGCGACGCGTTCGCGAAGGGCGACCACGGCTCGACGTTCGGCGGCAACCCGGTGTCCTGCGCCGCCGCGCTCGCCGTGCTGGACACGATCGAGAACGAAGGCCTGCTCGCGAAGGTCGTCGAGCGAGGCGACCAGCTCACCAGCGGCATCGACGCGATCGACCACCCGCTGAAGAAGGGCGTACGAGGCCGCGGCCTCTGGCGCGCGATCGTGCTGACCGACGCGAAGGCACCGCAGGTACAGGCCGCGGCGCAGCAGGCCGGCTTCCTCGTCAACGCGCTCCAGCCCGACGCCGTCCGCCTCGCCCCGCCCTTCGTCGTCACGCCGGAGCAGATCCAGGCGCTGCTCGACGCGCTGCCGGGCATCCTCGACCAGGCAGGGGAGTGA
- the argH gene encoding argininosuccinate lyase has protein sequence MTEQQEPTRLWGGRFAGGPSEALARLSRSVHFDWRLAPYDLRQTGAHARVLRNAGLLTDDELASVEAALAELGEGIASGAVQPSPDDEDVHTAVERELIERLGPLGGKLRAGRSRNDQVATDFRLYLRDQVAAIATEVVALQEALLDQAERHASTAAPGFTHLQHAQPVSFGHELGKHVQSLARDVDRLHDWVERNAVSPLGSGALAGSSLPLDPESVAKDLGFHSAAANSIDAVSDRDFVAEFLFCTAMLGVHLSRLGEEYCLWASTEFGWVRLDDAYSTGSSIMPQKKNPDIAELARGKAGRLIGHLTGVLAMLKGLPFAYNRDLQEDKEPVFDTVDQLLLVLPALTGMVATSTFDAERMGAAATTGFALATDIAEWLVRQGVVFRDAHEIAGACVQECEKQGKDLPDLTDAELAAISPHLTPDVREVLTVAGSMHSRSALGGTAPERVAGQLGDLRGDLVEARTWIAQL, from the coding sequence GTGACTGAGCAGCAGGAGCCGACCAGGCTGTGGGGCGGCCGGTTCGCCGGCGGTCCGTCGGAGGCGCTGGCCAGGTTGTCGAGGTCGGTGCACTTCGACTGGCGGCTGGCGCCGTACGACCTCCGCCAGACCGGCGCGCACGCCCGCGTCCTGCGGAACGCCGGCCTGCTCACCGACGACGAGCTGGCCAGCGTCGAGGCGGCCCTCGCCGAGCTCGGCGAGGGCATCGCGTCCGGCGCCGTCCAGCCGTCGCCGGACGACGAGGACGTGCACACCGCGGTCGAGCGCGAGCTGATCGAACGGCTCGGCCCGCTCGGCGGCAAGCTGCGCGCCGGCCGGAGCCGCAACGACCAGGTCGCGACCGACTTCCGGCTCTACCTGCGCGACCAGGTGGCCGCGATCGCCACCGAGGTCGTCGCGCTGCAGGAGGCGCTGCTCGACCAGGCCGAACGGCACGCCAGCACGGCCGCGCCGGGCTTCACCCACCTGCAGCACGCGCAGCCGGTCTCGTTCGGCCACGAGCTCGGCAAGCACGTCCAGTCGCTCGCCCGCGACGTCGACCGGCTGCACGACTGGGTCGAACGGAACGCCGTCTCGCCGCTCGGCTCGGGCGCGCTCGCGGGCTCCTCGCTGCCGCTCGATCCCGAGTCCGTCGCCAAGGACCTCGGCTTCCACAGCGCGGCCGCGAACTCGATCGACGCGGTGTCCGACCGGGACTTCGTCGCGGAGTTCCTGTTCTGCACCGCGATGCTCGGCGTGCACCTGTCGCGGCTGGGGGAGGAGTACTGCCTCTGGGCGTCGACGGAGTTCGGCTGGGTACGGCTCGACGACGCGTACTCCACCGGGTCGTCGATCATGCCGCAGAAGAAGAACCCGGACATCGCGGAGCTGGCCCGCGGCAAGGCCGGCCGGCTGATCGGGCACCTCACCGGCGTGCTGGCGATGCTCAAGGGGCTGCCGTTCGCGTACAACCGCGACCTGCAGGAGGACAAGGAGCCGGTCTTCGACACCGTCGACCAGCTGCTGCTCGTGCTGCCCGCGCTGACCGGGATGGTGGCGACGAGCACGTTCGACGCCGAACGGATGGGCGCCGCGGCGACGACGGGCTTCGCGCTCGCGACCGACATCGCGGAGTGGCTCGTGCGGCAGGGCGTGGTGTTCCGCGACGCGCACGAGATCGCCGGCGCGTGCGTGCAGGAGTGCGAGAAGCAGGGCAAGGACCTGCCCGACCTCACCGACGCGGAGCTGGCGGCGATCTCGCCGCACCTGACACCGGACGTACGCGAGGTGCTCACCGTCGCCGGCTCGATGCACTCGCGGTCGGCGCTGGGCGGGACGGCGCCGGAACGCGTGGCCGGCCAGCTCGGCGACCTGCGCGGCGACCTGGTCGAGGCACGGACCTGGATCGCCCAGCTGTGA